One window of the Zygotorulaspora mrakii chromosome 6, complete sequence genome contains the following:
- the ASE1 gene encoding Ase1p (similar to Saccharomyces cerevisiae ASE1 (YOR058C); ancestral locus Anc_5.658), which yields MRQLSTGTSSGTSPTSNCSLASDTLKLSDYNSSGMKTETTTTALTTTKSIATTADILAASLNTPSLNKRIDTFCYTKDCMKLTPVNIKTLASPIRHPRHEVNQNISERISADDTYKENFGLIARQLEKLLESLNIVFRQIGYSNSEIVSKEKMIFNTLSDSITKFSYQAESELKTLAQHNDFDQDILNRILEIIDDSTGIDSISDLYVRNAILVPKNKPFVTSPKKPLSLLSKKKLLHSGKKFVLNAYIPKLLEFLNHSIQFQLLYNAVNESLKDLRDPKILTSLPPLKLAVHLKNILRDSQNDIDAVTRLIKNYKDELLAGRYFNDLSKEMNELIADSIKLYEVEYKNRLGKITSMSRTISDLFKKLHVDTENEVDPQIKDLLVVYSTNNHSGKNDFLPVHKNITERLESTLKEYQVAFGKRVENRDILLSKCRSLWYKLNVPDDYVNNFLSENSTLSSVVLMRFANELEKLENMKKKVIKTLINDALRKIEGLWETLQSEAQERTEFLRKFDSMKSTSINLEDDERLLGLCENEIKGLEEKLAIYMPVLKLIEEFKQLQADKGSLEKSSKDSSRLLLRNSHKILLQEEKTRKRITRHFPRIIQDLKLGLSRIEEMSGKPLYIDGENLNEMVVKQEEELLTRYPRSRVNRGARKPQISSASKPAAKRYQPEQKRLRRNASFSFSYREDTSAIDLNQTPATRLNSVNKSDRDTTGSTDSDSSSIKYTQEVRFSSPVKPFTKLLPPTYIARRSESKIPEPKVKNLNSLSLVPSPVFRPRNSAPKNEIVRPTRLFPISSNKINQNKTYQANQFEELMKQGTVLSNEQINEPAGKENVVNSTPKFLHASTKDAFHFSSPYRESNNSVYKLSMSPEGKCTLNVQESGLTSGVDDTSFVDDENDKYYDTWKKEQILKLKNFNT from the coding sequence ATGAGGCAGCTAAGCACTGGTACAAGTTCTGGTACTTCACCAACTTCAAACTGTTCATTAGCGTCTGACACATTGAAGCTCTCGGATTATAACAGTAGTGGAATGAAGACTGAAACCACAACAACCGCTCTAACCACTACAAAGAGTATTGCTACGACAGCTGACATACTAGCAGCATCTTTAAACACACCGTCATTGAATAAACGAATAGACACATTTTGCTACACAAAGGACTGTATGAAATTGACACCCGTCAATATAAAAACTCTAGCATCACCAATACGGCATCCCCGACATGAAGTTAACCAGAATATAAGTGAGAGGATAAGTGCAGATGACACctacaaagaaaactttggCCTCATAGCTAGACAGTTggaaaaacttttggaaaGTTTAAACATCGTATTCAGACAAATTGGTTATTCTAATTCGGAGATCGTaagtaaagaaaaaatgatcttCAATACATTATCAGATTCGATAACCAAATTTTCTTATCAGGCAGAATcagaattgaaaactttagCTCAGCacaatgattttgatcaagatattttgaatcgAATATTGGAAATAATTGATGATAGTACAGGAATAGACTCAATATCTGATCTATATGTAAGGAATGCTATATTAGTACCGAAAAACAAACCATTTGTAACCTCTCCCAAGAAACCGCTGTCACTTTTAagtaaaaagaaattaCTTCACTCCgggaaaaaatttgtgcTAAATGCATATATAccaaaacttttggaatttctCAATCACtccattcaatttcagcttTTGTACAATGCGGTCAATGAAAGTCTGAAAGACCTGCGTGATCCCAAAATCTTAACATCTTTACCACCTTTGAAGCTTGCAGtacatttgaaaaatattttgagagATTCTCAGAATGATATTGATGCGGTCACTAGGCTTATTAAGAATTACAAGGACGAACTACTTGCTGGCAGATACTTCAACGATTTATCTaaagaaatgaatgaaCTGATAGCAGACTCGATCAAATTATATGAGGTAGAATACAAAAACAGATTAGGTAAAATAACATCAATGAGCAGAACCATTTCAGATCTATTCAAGAAGCTTCACGTGGATACAGAGAATGAAGTTGATCCCCAAATTAAGGACCTGTTAGTGGTGTACTCCACTAACAATCATTCAGGGAAAAACGATTTTTTGCCTGTGCATAAAAATATCACTGAGAGACTGGAAAGTACATTGAAAGAGTATCAAGTTGCTTTTGGAAAAAGGGTCGAAAATAGAGATATACTACTGAGCAAATGTCGATCACTTTGGTATAAACTTAATGTACCGGATGACTATGTGAATAATTTCTTATCCGAAAATTCGACTTTATCATCAGTTGTGCTGATGAGATTTGCTaatgaattggaaaaactagaaaatatgaagaaaaaagtcATCAAAACATTGATAAATGATGCGTTGCGAAAGATCGAAGGACTATGGGAAACTTTACAATCTGAAGCTCAAGAACGGACGGAGTTCCTTCGTAAATTTGACTCAATGAAATCTACTAGTATAAATTTGGAAGATGATGAACGACTTTTGGGCCTATGCGAGAATGAAATTAAAGGactggaagaaaaattggctATCTATATGCCCGTATTGAAACTAATCGAAGAATTCAAACAGTTGCAGGCTGACAAAGgttctttggaaaaaagtTCCAAAGATTCATCTAGACTTCTTTTGAGGAACTCGCACAAGATCCTCTtgcaagaagaaaaaacgagaaaaagaatcacAAGACATTTTCCAAGAATAATTCAAGATCTGAAATTGGGTCTTTccagaattgaagaaatgtCGGGCAAGCCATTATACATAGATGGAGAGAATCTTAATGAAATGGTAGtaaaacaagaagaagaattacTTACTAGATACCCAAGAAGTAGAGTAAATCGAGGAGCTAGAAAACCACAAATTTCATCTGCCAGCAAACCTGCAGCAAAGAGATACCAGCCTGAACAGAAGAGGCTCAGACGCAacgcttctttttctttcagttATCGAGAAGACACTAGTGCTATTGACTTGAATCAAACACCAGCAACAAGGCTTAACTCTGTAAACAAATCTGACAGAGATACCACAGGCTCTACAGATAGTGACTCAAGCTCTATAAAATACACTCAGGAGGTTAGATTTTCAAGTCCAGTGAAACCATTCACGAAGTTATTACCTCCAACATACATTGCCAGAAGATcagaatcaaaaattccTGAACCtaaagtgaaaaatttgaattcgtTATCTCTGGTACCTTCTCCAGTATTTCGACCAAGGAATAGCGCTCCTAAAAATGAGATTGTTCGACCCACTCGGCTCtttccaatttcttcaaataaaattaatcaaaataaaactTACCAGGCAAATCAATTCGAAGAGCTTATGAAACAAGGAACGGTGTTATCCAATGAACAAATCAATGAACCTGCTGGAAAGGAAAATGTTGTCAACTCCactccaaaatttttacaCGCTTCCACGAAAGACGCGTTTCACTTCAGTAGCCCTTATAGAGAGTCAAACAACAGCGTTTACAAGCTATCGATGTCACCTGAAGGCAAATGTACTCTTAATGTTCAGGAAAGCGGACTAACCAGCGGCGTCGACGACACCAGCTTCGTCGATGACGAAAATGACAAATACTATGACACTTGGAAGAAGGAACAAATTCTAAAACTCAAGAATTTTAATACATGA
- the AIM29 gene encoding Aim29p (similar to Saccharomyces cerevisiae YKR074W; ancestral locus Anc_5.659) encodes MTSMDYDSAEPLTSTGRPLSYATITVRVIKSFPYRNVKNIIMKNYDLQKKSAKDLLNDCVQVIQNDGSYRPYRNVEYDCLKIYTHAHGSKTVNLVINFEKDKEQILDMQNEDKKLYQYGIENETEISLFKYNDYLEFKSKPEEKWL; translated from the coding sequence ATGACTTCGATGGATTACGACTCTGCAGAGCCTTTAACATCTACGGGAAGGCCACTGAGCTATGCGACAATAACTGTTCGTGTCATCAAATCATTCCCATACAGGAACGTGAAGAAtataataatgaaaaactatGATTTACAAAAGAAGAGTGCCAAGGATTTACTAAATGATTGTGTGCAGGtgattcaaaatgatgGCTCTTACAGACCATATCGCAACGTTGAATACGACTGCTTAAAGATCTATACACATGCGCATGGGTCAAAGACAGTTAATCTGGTtataaattttgaaaaagacaaGGAgcaaattcttgatatgcagaatgaagataaaaaactGTATCAATATGggattgaaaatgaaactgaaatttcgcttttcaaatacaaTGACTATTTGGAATTTAAGTCAAAACcggaagaaaaatggctATAG
- the LPL1 gene encoding putative hydrolase (similar to Saccharomyces cerevisiae YOR059C; ancestral locus Anc_5.660): MIMSSGKHLFVLIHGLWGNHKHMKSLNQAFENVCGQDKNCVFFAPTQNALFKTFDGIEIVGYRTLIEICQYIKEFKEGQITKISIVGYSMGGLIARFVIGKMFTEFEQIFKGIEPHLFLTFASPHLGVQFYNPNKSTFKCLLQPILRGVGSNILGKSGRELFITNKFNDILVKLSEGEYLENLSRFKWRIIFANVKNDRTVAFYTAYITDCDPFISTENNVKYFFEQKIPGANYSRAPPRIIDIDELDITIKRPVFHRPRQYIRWIKIIPLIALFVCFALPIMFCLNFLASIYSTVVTKKYRVTLPDGSTSSINYRELGYDDTLKEYFSDFYGSVLNEEDDDDDGVNIPETDGVSEEQAQLHMTWKEFTDKYSSNWHKEKKFPRLPFDEKRATILKNLNSLSWIKIPVYIKSTNAHGGIVARRGLDENAASTSVACVEFAAQLVQYLLKTCN, from the coding sequence ATGATCATGAGTTCAGGAAAGCACTTGTTTGTTTTAATCCACGGATTATGGGGTAATCACAAGCACATGAAGTCCTTGAACCAggcatttgaaaatgtcTGTGGTCAAGACAAAAACTGCGTATTCTTTGCACCAACGCAAAATGCCTTGTTCAAGACGTTCGATGGAATTGAGATTGTTGGGTACAGAACTTTAATAGAGATATGCCAGTATATCAAAGAGTTCAAAGAGGGGCAAATAACGAAGATCAGCATCGTTGGATATTCCATGGGTGGGCTTATTGCGAGGTTCGTTATTGGGAAGATGTTCACGGAATTTGAACAGATCTTCAAAGGTATCGAACCACACTTGTTCCTTACTTTTGCAAGCCCTCATTTGGGTGTGCAGTTTTATAACCCCAATAAATCAACATTTAAATGCTTGCTGCAGCCTATTCTACGAGGTGTCGGATCAAACATATTGGGCAAAAGTGGTAGGGAACTTTTCATTACCAATAAGTTCAATGACATCCTGGTCAAATTATCGGAAGGCgaatatctggaaaacCTCTCAAGATTCAAATGGAGAATAATCTTTGCaaatgtgaaaaatgatagaaCAGTAGCCTTTTATACAGCGTATATTACAGATTGTGACCCATTCATATCGACAGAGAATAATGTgaagtatttttttgaacagaAGATTCCCGGAGCAAACTACAGTAGGGCGCCTCCCCGAATTATTGATATCGACGAGTTGGATATAACGATCAAAAGACCGGTATTCCACAGACCAAGGCAATATATCAGGTGGATTAAGATCATACCATTAATTGCTCTATTTGTTTGTTTTGCTCTTCCAATAATGTTTTGTCTCAATTTTCTGGCAAGCATATATAGTACAGTAGtcacaaaaaaatacagGGTTACTTTACCGGACGGGAGTACTTCTTCTATCAATTACAGAGAATTAGGATATGATGACACTTTGAAGGAGTATTTTTCCGATTTTTATGGCTCTGTACTAAATGAGGAggatgatgacgatgatggCGTCAATATTCCAGAAACCGATGGTGTGAGTGAAGAACAAGCACAACTGCATATGACATGGAAAGAATTCACAGATAAATATTCCAGTAACTGGCATAAGGAGAAGAAATTTCCGAGATTACCATTcgatgaaaaaagagctactatattgaaaaatttgaatagTCTAAGCTGGATTAAAATTCCGGTCTATATAAAGAGTACAAATGCGCATGGTGGCATTGTCGCTAGAAGAGGCTTAGATGAAAATGCCGCTTCAACAAGTGTTGCATGCGTTGAGTTTGCGGCTCAATTGGTACAATACCTATTAAAGACTTGTAACTAG
- the SLD7 gene encoding Sld7p (similar to Saccharomyces cerevisiae YOR060C; ancestral locus Anc_5.661): protein MFAKAGVLNFKLGEKYADTLIRDVQIWRDVDTAQENTKITTFKGSFLCYIDMKKLPVWISHSSTISTCLTCSATAKSYFSVKLKRLRRGIVVELTEPLACKYVILYRHESRVECLEVELSVKKALDGAIAKMQSTAAVSTKDNNIDAILRQSQEKHLIHTKRIKKSMEISEKRLQFNETLSKLILGGLRLRGIPNSQSGFQKLYQMTFAAAEFTHRNELQQLPRTNALDVPFESLQSTVEALLKLFTKS from the coding sequence ATGTTTGCGAAGGCTGGTGTGTTAAACTTCAAATTAGGTGAAAAATATGCAGACACTTTAATTAGGGACGTCCAGATTTGGCGCGATGTAGATACTGCACAAGAGAATACGAAAATAACGACTTTTAAGGGCTCATTTCTATGCTACATCGATATGAAAAAGCTGCCAGTGTGGATCTCGCATTCTTCCACCATATCAACTTGTTTAACATGTAGCGCTACCGCGAAGTCCTATTTCTCAGTAAAGCTAAAACGGCTAAGAAGAGGCATCGTTGTTGAACTTACAGAACCTTTAGCATGCAAGTATGTCATTCTATACAGACATGAAAGCAGAGTTGAATGTCTTGAAGTCGAACTTTCCGTAAAAAAGGCTCTCGATGGTGCAATAGCCAAGATGCAGTCCACAGCCGCCGTTAGCACAAAGGACAATAATATCGATGCTATTTTGAGGCAATCTCAAGAAAAACACTTGATTCACACGAAGCgcatcaaaaaaagcatGGAGATAAGTGAGAAGAGACTTCAATTTAACGAAACATTGTCCAAACTGATTCTTGGTGGTCTGAGACTTCGTGGCATTCCAAATTCTCAGTCAGGGTTTCAGAAGTTGTACCAGATGACCTTCGCTGCCGCCGAGTTCACACACAGGAATGAACTGCAGCAATTGCCCAGAACGAACGCACTAGATGTACCTTTTGAATCGCTGCAGTCCACCGTTGAAGCATTGTTAAAGCTCTTCACTAAATCATAG
- the CKA2 gene encoding casein kinase 2 catalytic subunit CKA2 (similar to Saccharomyces cerevisiae CKA2 (YOR061W); ancestral locus Anc_5.662), giving the protein MPLPPSALNQKSSRVYSVAKVYRDACEKRPQEYWDYEQGVTIEWGKISYYEIISKIGRGKYSEVFSGKSVLNNQPCVIKVLKPVKMKKIYRELKILTNLTGGPNVIGLLDIVQDPGSKIPALIFEEVKNVEFRALYPTFKSNDIQYYFTQLLIALDYCHSMGIMHRDVKPQNVMIDPSEKKLRLIDWGLAEFYHPGVDYNVRVASRYHKGPELLVNLNQYDYSLDLWSVGCMLAAIIFKREPFFKGSTNADQLIKIAAVLGTKPLLAYLEKYGLKLPSEYDNLMRDFTTKPWSTFITDETPLAVPEIVDLVDNLLRYDHQERLTAKEAIEHPYFKTKFD; this is encoded by the coding sequence ATGCCTCTACCTCCTTCTGCtttaaatcaaaaatcTAGTCGTGTTTATTCGGTTGCTAAAGTTTATAGAGACGCCTGTGAAAAGAGGCCTCAAGAGTACTGGGATTATGAACAAGGAGTCACGATAGAATGGGGTAAAATATCTTATTATGAAATTATTAGCAAAATTGGGCGTGGTAAATATTCTGAAGTGTTCAGTGGGAAAAGTGTTTTGAATAACCAACCATGTGTTATCAAAGTATTAAAACCCGtcaagatgaagaaaatttaCCGTGAGTTGAAGATTCTGACAAATTTGACTGGTGGGCCAAACGTGATTGGCTTATTAGATATCGTGCAAGACCCTGGATCCAAGATACCTGCTTTAATTTTCGAAGAAGTGAAGAATGTTGAATTTAGAGCATTATATCCAACTTTCAAGTCGAatgatattcaatattATTTTACACAATTGCTGATCGCCTTAGACTATTGCCATTCCATGGGTATTATGCATCGGGATGTAAAGCCGCAAAATGTCATGATAGATCCAAgtgagaaaaaattgaggcTAATAGATTGGGGGTTAGCAGAATTCTATCATCCAGGGGTAGATTATAATGTTCGTGTAGCATCGCGTTATCATAAAGGACCAGAACTGTTGGTTAACTTAAACCAATACGATTATTCATTGGATCTATGGTCTGTAGGTTGTATGCTTGCCGCAATTATTTTCAAGAGGGAACCCTTTTTCAAAGGCTCGACAAATGCTGATCAACTAATTAAGATCGCAGCAGTACTTGGAACGAAGCCGCTTTTAGCATATTTGGAGAAATACGGATTGAAATTACCGTCCGAATATGACAATTTAATGAGAGATTTCACCACAAAACCCTGGAGTACTTTCATTACAGACGAAACACCATTGGCTGTTCCTGAAATAGTAGATCTGGTTGATAATTTATTAAGATATGATCATCAAGAAAGACTAACGGCAAAGGAAGCAATAGAGCATCCTTACTTCAAAACAAAGTTTGATTGA
- a CDS encoding uncharacterized protein (similar to Saccharomyces cerevisiae YKR075C and YOR062C; ancestral locus Anc_5.663), which produces MTSLDDSVICRQNLMLLDNITNYSKPAVDYFHHEFKQNDLEMPVTWSLLLKMRKHKLLRLPNCSIEDDKDYSMYSVRLHHCLWRRWSIEHYKLHSLKVDPLSINWDKEIDITVLYGPDLAGQYENKSAGKENQIEFQKTNLLDDVKNDTTEYQEEDVFAKSYEYSSSLDSNASSIFDERHDICTKTISNSSLKSVKFSETVMRRDIDKSGACHETEIVVNDAKKVLSRKCRFPRKRHHHHHNHHHNSNSHSIHTSDGFHYERPLHLLPDDDDQMLEQNIKSLNLDDETPSNVFDNCTFIRSQTVK; this is translated from the coding sequence ATGACGAGCCTGGACGATTCAGTTATATGTCGTCAAAATCTTATGCTGTTGGATAATATTACGAATTACAGTAAGCCGGCAGTAGATTACTTCCACCATGAGTTTAAACAAAATGACCTAGAGATGCCAGTAACGTGGTCGCTCctgttgaaaatgagaaagCACAAGCTGCTACGTTTACCAAATTGCAGCATAGAAGACGACAAAGATTATAGCATGTATTCGGTTAGATTGCACCACTGTCTGTGGAGGCGCTGGTCTATAGAACATTACAAATTGCATTCCTTGAAGGTGGATCCCTTGTCGATCAACTGGGACAAGGAGATTGATATAACGGTTCTCTATGGGCCTGATTTAGCAGGTCAGTACGAAAATAAATCGgctggaaaagaaaaccaGATTGAGTTCCAAAAGACAAACCTTCTGGACGAtgtcaaaaatgatacTACGGAGTACCAGGAGGAGGATGTGTTTGCAAAGTCGTATGAATACTCTTCAAGCCTTGATTCAAATGCTTCATCTATCTTTGATGAACGTCACGATATATGCACAAAAACGATTAGCAATTCAAGTCTTAAGTCTGTGAAATTCAGTGAAACGGTAATGAGAAGAGATATCGATAAAAGTGGTGCGTGCCACGAGACAGAAATAGTGGTTAACGATGCCAAAAAAGTACTAAGTAGGAAATGTCGTTTTCCTCGAAAACGCCACCACCACCAtcataatcatcatcataaCAGTAATTCACATTCCATCCATACCTCTGACGGTTTTCACTATGAGCGTCCTCTGCATTTGCTACccgatgatgatgatcaaATGCTAGAgcaaaatatcaagagTTTAAATTTAGATGACGAGACTCCTAGTAATGTCTTCGATAATTGCACATTTATCCGCAGTCAAACCGTCAAATAA
- the RPL3 gene encoding 60S ribosomal protein uL3 (similar to Saccharomyces cerevisiae RPL3 (YOR063W); ancestral locus Anc_5.664), producing the protein MSHRKFEAPRHGHLGFLPRKRAASIRGRVKSFPKDDKSKSVALTSFLGYKAGMTTIVRDLDRPGSKFHKREIVEAVSVVDTPPIVVVGVVGYVETPRGLRSLTTVWAEHLSDEIKRKFYKNWYKSKKKAFTKYSSKYANEGSQIERELARIKKYATVVRVLAHTQIRKTPLAQKKAHLAEIQLNGGSISEKVDWAREHFEKTVSVDSVFEQNEMIDVVAVTKGHGFEGVTHRWGTKRLPRKTHRGLRKVACIGAWHPAHVMWSVARAGQRGYHHRTSINHKVYRVGKGDDEGNASTNFDRTKKNITPMGGFVAYGAVANDFVMVKGSIPGTRKRIVTLRKSLYTNTSRKALEEVNLKWIDTASKFGKGRFQTPAEKHAFLGTLKKDL; encoded by the coding sequence ATGTCTCACAGAAAGTTCGAAGCACCACGTCACGGTCATTTAGGTTTCCTCCCAAGAAAGAGAGCTGCCTCCATCAGAGGTAGAGTTAAGTCTTTCCCAAAAGATGACAAATCTAAGTCTGTTGCTTTGACCTCTTTCTTAGGTTACAAGGCTGGTATGACCACCATTGTCAGAGATTTGGACAGACCAGGTTCTAAATTCCACAAGcgtgaaattgttgaagctGTTTCGGTCGTTGACACCCCACCAATCGTTGTTGTTGGTGTTGTTGGTTACGTTGAAACCCCAAGAGGTTTGAGATCTTTGACCACCGTCTGGGCTGAACACTTGTCTGATGAGATCAAGAGAAAATTCTACAAGAACTGGTATAAGTCCAAGAAGAAGGCTTTCACCAAGTACTCTTCTAAGTATGCTAATGAAGGTtctcaaattgaaagagaatTGGCAAGAATCAAGAAGTACGCTACTGTCGTCAGAGTCTTGGCCCACACTCAAATCAGAAAGACCCCATTGGCTCAAAAGAAAGCTCACCTTGctgaaattcaattgaacgGTGGCTCTATCTCTGAAAAGGTTGACTGGGCTCGTGAACATTTCGAAAAGACTGTCTCTGTTGACTCTGTTTTCGAACAAAACGAAATGATCGACGTTGTTGCCGTCACCAAGGGTCACGGTTTCGAAGGTGTTACCCACAGATGGGGTACCAAGAGATTACCAAGAAAGACTCACAGAGGTTTGAGAAAGGTTGCTTGTATCGGTGCTTGGCATCCAGCCCACGTTATGTGGTCCGTTGCTAGAGCTGGTCAAAGAGGTTACCACCACAGAACCTCTATTAACCACAAGGTTTACAGAGTCGGTAAGGGTGACGATGAAGGTAACGCTTCTACCAACTTCGACAGAACCAAGAAGAACATCACTCCAATGGGTGGTTTCGTTGCTTACGGTGCTGTCGCTAACGATTTCGTTATGGTCAAGGGTTCTATCCCAGGTACCAGAAAGAGAATTGTTACTTTGAGAAAATCTTTGTACACCAACACCTCCAGAAAGGCTTTGGAAGAAGTTAACTTGAAATGGATTGACACTGCTTCCAAATTCGGTAAGGGTAGATTCCAAACTCCTGCTGAAAAGCACGCTTTCTTGGGTACTTTGAAGAAGGATTTATAA
- the YNG1 gene encoding Yng1p (similar to Saccharomyces cerevisiae YNG1 (YOR064C); ancestral locus Anc_5.665): MDIRYNFLNTLDHFPCELIRTLWILQSLDLQRDSIEKYEWSNAQMMSQSQLLCDLVNERIHALTSHRQELLLLMSIRKKYEAMMEKNDRALPKLTIKLNLKQQTTRDGDEKVSSNVKVRNNDTDENAKTYCICHKVSYGAMIACDNPKCPIEWFHYGCVGISKPPQGEWFCSESCKKQVQTKKRRNNKKGKRRRLN; the protein is encoded by the coding sequence ATGGATATTCGCTACAACTTCCTGAATACACTGGACCATTTCCCTTGCGAGCTGATTCGCACTCTGTGGATTTTGCAATCCTTGGATTTACAAAGAGACTCgatagaaaaatatgagTGGTCAAATGCACAGATGATGTCGCAGAGCCAGCTGCTGTGCGATCTCGTGAACGAAAGAATTCACGCTCTCACTTCCCATAGACAAGAATTGCTTTTGCTGATGTCAATCAGGAAAAAGTATGAAGCGATGatggagaaaaatgatcgAGCCCTACCTAAGCTGACAATAAAGCTAAACTTAAAACAGCAAACAACACGAGATGGAGATGAAAAAGTGTCGTCAAATGTAAAAGTACGAAACAACGATACCGATGAAAATGCAAAGACATACTGTATATGCCACAAAGTCTCATATGGAGCAATGATTGCTTGCGATAATCCGAAGTGTCCCATAGAATGGTTTCATTATGGTTGTGTTGGGATTTCAAAACCACCGCAAGGCGAATGGTTCTGTAGTGAATCATGCAAGAAGCAAGTgcaaacaaagaaaagaagaaataataaaaaagggaaaaggaGAAGATTAAATTAA
- a CDS encoding uncharacterized protein (similar to Saccharomyces cerevisiae CYT1 (YOR065W); ancestral locus Anc_5.666): MFSQFSRRVAHRGLSTASKVSGNSAKLGRKILIGSSITRWLRLHLFPINWLSRRASSGYCFTTRRQL, from the exons ATGTTTTCTCAGTTCTCAAGACGTGTCGCTCACAGGGGTTTGTCCACGGCGTCCAAGGTCAGTGGTAACAGCGCCAAGTTGGGtagaaaaattttaatcGGTAGTTCGATT ACACGGTGGTTGCGATTACATCTTTTCCCTATTAACTGGTTATCCCGAAGAGCCTCCAGCGGGTATTGTTTTACCACCAGGCGCCAACTATAA